AAAATTCCAAACTAAAACAAAGGCTGGAGAATCAAACAAGCCAGGGCAGGGCTTATACGGGACACCCGTATGACGATGTAGCGCTGTattgaacatcataaccactagatagttatctgttactctgttagtaggtggtgaattagaaccaataaaaaatatttttcattgtaatatacttttttggtgtttattcagagggtgggaacaaattgatttgtattgagttaatttctatgggcaTCCTTGAtatgagatacgagtaaatccaCATACGACCTCGgtctcggaacgcattaagctcgtatctcaaggtatatTACTGTATCTTGGTGTCTTGATGACAGGTGgtaaaaatggagtttgagatttACTCTATTTAAGGCCGAAGTTTTCAATTGATGTTCCATTTTTCAATGGAAACAGACCCTAGAGTTGACCAAGACACATGTCCCAGCTCCCCATGTTAATACCTTGAAATTCTTcctaaagaaaatggaaaaaatgactgCGCAAATGGAAGTCTGGTCTTCCCTGCTGAAGCGGCTGCCCTTACAACCATTCCTCAGATAATTGGAGGAAAGCAAATGTATGGATAGCTGATTTGTTCAGTTGTGTTAAGCAATatacaatgaatgaaaaaatatatataagttacCTGACAAGAATCTGTTCCTCCCTCCAAGTATCCTGCACATATCATCCAGGGTGAGATAAATCCCTTGTAAACCTGCGGCTGGTTACAGGTCTTTGTTGAGAGAATTGGCACCATGCTGGCACGAGAAACCACACTGGTCTCCCCTTTGAAAGGCAAGTTAtattgtaaaatgtgtttatgtgacaggctaaagtgtgtaagttattaatgacAGAGTGTGAtaggctaaagtgtttaagttatacaTTATTGCATGTTGTTgattacaactagttttggattgatggttatcagtgttcgattattgatgccttcatccaaatagcaagagtaatatgCCAAAGTATGTATCAATGTTCCATTACTAATGTCTGGGTGCAAATAGGTTGAGGCACGGGAGATTTtcagtcattacagtaaaagttggtttgaagacaacaacaactgaccACTGTTTGATTATTTCTCCCCGCGTttaaagcaatatgaaaatgcagggtgcaacatttACGtactacatgaataaatattcttTTAGTTTAGTTCCGTTTTGTACAGGTTTGGAAGGCTCACCTTTTTCTTCAGTTGCTCCCCAACCAGAAATCCAGCACATGGTTCCCACGTCAAATTCTTCCCCATGATTAGGCAAGCAGATGGGCTCtataaatcctaaaaaaaaaaaaagaagattggGTGATAGTCTTTTTTTACATCGGATGATTCAGGTAATGTTAATATAAAAAGTACATATTTCTTTTCCAATGTGATTATGCAATTAATATGCTTttttgaaaaaaggaaaaaatactttgaatgTTTTGCAGTTTACAACTATAATCCtcataatttaaatgaattagtaAAAACTAAACTGATTCCAGTAATTCTTAATAATTTTATAAGAGaaccaaaaaatgacaacttaAAAATCTACTCCACCGTTAATAGCAGGGattttatattgatattttggTGTAATTTTTGCCATACATACTATTTGGAATTTTGGCCAAATATCTCATTGGAGCATAAGACAATCTTCCAAACTCGCGGGGAATTCATTGTAGTTCGATGAAACCCAAAGTTGCCAGTGAGGTATCTACCAATGGTTCTTTTGGCAAGTGACTAATTTTGCAAATGAGGGACTAATTTGCACATGTATAAAATCACAATATTTACTTTTACTTTAGTTCAGGGCTGTCAGGGGCACTTCCTGTAAATTTgggatcatttcctattgattttgagaGACTTTCCCAGGATGATTCTTGATTGTGTTTCGGTTGCTGCTGATTTTTGCGTAGTTCTGGGGTACCTTCGGTGCGTTTTTGGAGATTTTAACGTTTCTTATTAACACTTTGGCTGCCATTTGACGGCAGGGAGGGAATGAACATCTAATTTTACGGCGCCCTtgtcgaaaaaaatgaaagcatttaattccGTACATACAGTATAAATGAGCTAAAAATTTATTGTCAGGTAGACAAACCCTAACGGGCCActtctggcccgcgggccgcatgtTTGACATCCCTGCTTTTGATGATAGTATGGTTGTATAATTGTCTGACTACAGTGCAGTCATAATGGATTCAGTTCCCACAGTGTGAGAGTGACAGTGTGAATGTGAGTTTGAATATTGACACATCATAAGAGTTGGAAAACAGCCCAATTCTCATGTAGCATCCTACATTTTGAAATTCTTTGTCTAGCTTCATCCAATGGATTATTTTATTCTTTCCTCTGCATATAGCTAAAACTATGGATATAAACTGACACCATACCATTGAACACAAGGGGCTTGGTTAGTTTCATAAGTGCAATATCATAATCCAATCCTTTGGAGTGATATTGAGCATGGTGTATGATCTGTTCCACTGCAAGTGACTGGGCACCATGGACTGGTTGTTCTACCTCTCCCGCATGGACAACCCACAGCGAAGGGTCTGCAAATCTGACAAGAAAATTGACAATGAGCTTTGCTACGtcaaaaatctcatctcatctcattttcattaGGGCTGCcagaggtgctggagccaatccgagctgtctccgggcctgaatcggtggccaaccgatcgcagggcacaaggagacaaccattcacacttacactcataccgaggggcagtttagagtgtccaatcaccctactaggcatgtttttggattgtgggaggaacacccagaacaagcaaactccacacaggtggacgtgacctgaatttgaacccaggaccccagagctataaggccgatgcgctaaccaatcGTTCCACCGGGCCGCCATTGTCCAAAAAGCTTAAATCAGAATTAGTAGCAGTTTGTAAGATAACTTTTTTAAGGTGGGTGTGAAGTATTGACCGATCAGACAATAGAACACAGCATATAAACACATAATGAAATATATGTGATCTCCTGTGAGACTTCTTACAATATAAATaggaaaattgaaaataaacacaaaaaaggaaaatgtagaATGCTCTTCGATGTACACAGACTTATTTCGTCTTAAAAGTATGACTAGCTTAGTGAAAGTTTACCTTCACAGAACAGCAAAACTATGAAGCGTGACATTAatataaacaattttaaaaatgaagggATGGGATGTACTGACCCATACACGCAGTGTGCCGCTGTGAGAATCCATCGTGATGTTATGATAGAGCCTCCACAGAGGTGTTCACTGCTGATCCGCTGCTGAAGGCTAACCAGCCAGGGGAACTGGCCTGGCCGGGAGATGTTCCCTCCAACAATACGAGTCAAGTACTTGGGTCTGATCCCACACtctgtggggaaaaaagtgcatgGAAATATGTTAACAAAGAACTAGTTCGAATCCAGGTGAATGTCAACTCAGAGTCCTGAAATCAAGGATTCAATCCTCTTTTGGGGTAGGAGACACTTAAACTTAAATAAAGTGCTATGGCCATTTTGGATTATACTAAATTCTAATTACATTATACTAATTATTGGTGTTGTAAAGCATTAATTTAATCGCAGATGAAGTATGGATGTTccaatgcaagtttttttttgtactttcaatcagatttttttttttttatacaagatatGTAATACCGTCGCCTCATGGTATagcggttcactcgcctgactttggcacgggctcgattcctgctggtttcggtatgattgggagtgcgtaGGTTAATTTGTCTTtgtgtgccctacagctgactggcgaccaatctagggtgtagtctttCGCCCCAGGTCAGCTGGGttcggctccagcaacccctgcaaccctttcgaggatgaatgaatgaatatgtaatGCTGATGCAATTCAAATTTTAAGATCCAATATTTTTGGACCAaaatcaatctcatctcattttctgaactgcttcatcctcactagggtcgtggggggtactggagcctatcccagctaaatgGGCCAGAGGCAGTGGACACCCCCAAATGATGTCCAGCCAATTGTAGGatagaagaagacaaaaaaacagtaaaaacaaTCTAACCTCTAAAGGACTAATCCTAtaatttgtattaaaatgacCCACTAGTAGTGGGAGTGCTTTAAAATGCCCTGATAACAAATATTATATAATTCTCTGTAATTATCATTAGTAGTTCCTAAAGAGAAATAGTCCGACTCGGCGTATTTGATATACAGCAGTCGAAAAGAACCACGGTATTGAAACACACATGACTCCTGGACCAGATATCACTTTGTGACCAAATCCGATACTCTCTCTGATACttgaaaaaatggttttatcaGGTGGGGACACTGAATATTGGATTGGGACTTAACTAAACTCAAGTCATGTAAATGAGAAAACTAGTGGCTTGACAGATTCACCCCTGCAAAATCTTTGGTCGAAATGGTGACAGGGCATCACGCTAACCGGGTCACCTGTCACCATTCATGATTACATTGGCTTTGTATGGCAGCCCATCTTGTGATGATAATCCAACTTTTGGAGTACAGAGCTCCAAATATGTGTGATTTGCATACTTGTCACATGAATGTAATTCATACTTGTTGTCTTTACTTTTAAACACAtaaagaatgacattttttttcttttttaaacatcagCATGTGTGTAGTGTAGCATGCTTTAGTGTCTCACCCAGACATTTTAGTGTTGTCACCCTTCCTGAACTGCATTGGGTTTTACTGTGGTgacaaaagagaagaaaatcaGGCAAGTAGTATCCAACAAAAGCAGTGTGTTCAAAAGAGTGTTCAAATTTTTTAGAAAGATGAACATACAATAAGCAGTATAAACAATGGAAACTGGTGTCCCCAGAAATCAACATACAACAGTATATACTGTACCCATAAATTTATGAACATTTGGGTCCAGTGGGAGGAGCAAATGAGTAATAATCCAACTGAAATCTGAGGGAAATTTAAATATGCCGTAAATTAGGAAAATGGTACActttttgtaaaattattttttaaacccgcTAGGTGTACATTGGCGAAAGCCACTACCGTTTTACACTTGCAACTATGATTCAgcactgaatttaaataaaaagtagttataatgcGATGTTTCGATTATCGGGGCTATGTCTGGTCTATATTTACCGtcatattcgagggattactgttttgaGGATGTTGTACTTTACTCAGAAATCTGAACGTGGACTATATTAACTCCAAAGGATGCATGTGGGGATGAGTACAATAGTTTGCACGTGAGATGAATCAATTCAACGTAAAAAGGAAATGTCTATGGAGCCGCCCAGCTGccagagtagaaaaaaatgtttcatagcTATTCTGTTACTAAACTGTATAGAGATTGATAAACTGGGGCACATTTTATTGATGGTTGAGTACATATTCCGAAAGTGTGGGTACAAGTTAGTCATCTGTGGATAGAGAATACAGAACTGTGGGTACAGTTTAGTAATCCATGTGTACagattatataaaataatatttttctttaagcATTCCTTATAGACTTTGGGGTAGGGTGAAATGGCACTATGTCATCCAAATGTCCAATACTACTGAGCCTAGGGATTGACAAGTGGTCCCTTCTTATATTGTAAATCATTTTGTCTTAATCTGAAATTTGTGCCAATATAGATCATTTAAAACAATCCAGTATGTTGACAGTCACAAAACAAGCTGATTTAGCAACCGTAACTAAGTAAAAAACAAAGCTTTTGTGAAAGGTCAACTGTATTttgatattaacaaaaaaatgtttcggTGTGAATATCCAGTAAGGTCAAACGATCATGGAATATGTAAAGGCCCTTTAATTGGTCAATAAGAAAggatgagaaaataaaatagtggagaaaaacaaatggCCATCTTTTAGCAGGCagacattatatatttatatttagccAATCAAAAGCGTGTATCACAGATTACCTGAGCATTATTGTTTACCCATCTACTGGAATGAATTGGACAGGAAATACAATTACaatgatttaaatattatattctttatattttggatttttttaagtgcatttGAAATAACACGCTATATTTTCTGTACCTCAAGGTCGTTGTGTTTTGTAATTTAACGACATGTGTTTTGTTCAGATTGATGGACACCAGATTGGACTGGAGGTCCTGCTCAATGGAGGTCAAGGAGATGTAGAATGACTCGACATAACTGTACAAGACGGACAAAAACAGGAACCAATAATTAGTTATTACACTTGAAATGTAGTGATGCTGCTGTTTGATACAtggaaaatctgaaaaattCACTGTACAGCCAAAGAAACATTGGTGTATATTATTGATTATCTTACTGAACGTAAGACAAAAAGAGATCAGAGAGTGAAAGTAAAGGCCATTGGGATTTTAAGTGAAGAAAATACCTGCTATATCCTAATTGTTTGCAAGCAGAAAGCCCCAACCAGTTGTTCCAATCATCTGAGCAGACTGTTTTCCACACACCAGATTTCTGGACCTGCAGGACTGAACTCCGTCCACTAAGACGCACTGCGATTTAGAAAGTTATTAGTT
Above is a window of Stigmatopora nigra isolate UIUO_SnigA chromosome 11, RoL_Snig_1.1, whole genome shotgun sequence DNA encoding:
- the tmprss3a gene encoding transmembrane protease serine 3 is translated as MPVTKVQPFFNEEDLVKGWKKTLLAHSKGLIIATSIIVVFILALGIGLGVGLSCIGRFRCGFSSQCIRSSAQCDGEIQCDNREDELGCVRLSGRSSVLQVQKSGVWKTVCSDDWNNWLGLSACKQLGYSSYVESFYISLTSIEQDLQSNLVSINLNKTHVVKLQNTTTLSKTQCSSGRVTTLKCLECGIRPKYLTRIVGGNISRPGQFPWLVSLQQRISSEHLCGGSIITSRWILTAAHCVYGFADPSLWVVHAGEVEQPVHGAQSLAVEQIIHHAQYHSKGLDYDIALMKLTKPLVFNGFIEPICLPNHGEEFDVGTMCWISGWGATEEKGETSVVSRASMVPILSTKTCNQPQVYKGFISPWMICAGYLEGGTDSCQGDSGGPLACEDSSQWKLVGTTSWGVGCARRNKPGVYTRITQSLNWIRQQMEREAAPNSSSIN